Proteins encoded in a region of the Cygnus olor isolate bCygOlo1 chromosome 4, bCygOlo1.pri.v2, whole genome shotgun sequence genome:
- the NPY1R gene encoding neuropeptide Y receptor type 1, whose amino-acid sequence MRPVAAGNIIRQVGNNMNASVLGSLGNSSSHLNFSEKNSQILQFEDEDCHVPLAMVFTLALAYGTVIILGVSGNLALIVIILKQKEMRNVTNILIVNLSFSDLLVTIMCLPFTFVYTLMDHWIFGEAMCKLNPFVQCASITVSVFSLVLIAIERHQLIINPRGWRPNNRHAYMGIAAIWILATASSLPFLIYHVLTDEPFRNITFDEYKDKYVCLDLFPLDTARLSYTTTLLVIQYFGPLCFIFICYLKIYIRLKKRNNMMDKMRDNKYRSSETKRINIMLISIVVAFAVCWLPLTIFNIVFDWNHEILPVATCSHNLLFLICHLTAMISTCVNPIFYGFLNKNFQRDLQFLFHFCHFRSREEDYETIAMSTMHTDVSKTSLKQASPVTFKKINSDDDDKI is encoded by the exons ATGAGACCCGTGGCAGCTGGGAATATTATACGGCAGGTTGGGAACAACATGAATGCTTCAGTTCTCGGCTCCCTGGGAAATAGTTCCAGCCACCTGAATTTCTCGGAGAAGAACTCGCAGATCTTACAGTTTGAGGATGAAGATTGCCACGTGCCTTTGGCCATGGTCTTCACCTTGGCCTTGGCTTATGGGACCGTGATAATTCTGGGAGTCTCTGGGAATCTGGCCCttattgtcattattttaaaacaaaaggaaatgcgCAATGTTACTAACATCCTCATTGTCAATCTGTCCTTTTCTGATCTTCTAGTGACCATCATGTGTCTTCCCTTTACCTTTGTGTATACCTTAATGGACCACTGGATTTTTGGGGAGGCCATGTGCAAACTGAACCCTTTCGTGCAATGTGCCTCAATCACCGTCTCGGTCTTTTCTTTAGTCCTCATTGCCATTGAGCGCCACCAGCTTATCATCAACCCCCGAGGCTGGAGGCCGAACAACAGGCATGCCTACATGGGGATTGCTGCCATATGGATTTTAGCCACAGCTTCCTCCTTGCCTTTCCTGATCTACCACGTGCTAACAGACGAACCCTTCAGAAACATAACGTTTGATGAATATAAGGACAAATATGTGTGTTTGGACCTGTTCCCCTTGGACACTGCCCGGCTTTCTTATACCACGACTCTATTGGTGATTCAGTACTTTGGACcgctttgttttatatttatttgctaCTTAAAG ATATACATacgattaaaaaaaaggaacaacatGATGGACAAGATGAGAGACAATAAGTACAGATCCTCTGAAACCAAAAGGATCAACATCATGCTGATCTCAATAGTGGTTGCCTTTGCCGTTTGCTGGCTGCCTCTGACCATCTTCAATATCGTGTTTGATTGGAACCATGAAATTCTGCCCGTTGCTACCTGCAGCCACAACCTCTTGTTCCTCATCTGCCACCTCACCGCCATGATCTCCACCTGTGTAAACCCCATCTTCTATGGGTTTCTCAACAAGAACTTCCAGAGGGACCTGCAGTTTTTATTCCACTTTTGCCACTTCCGCTCCCGTGAGGAGGATTATGAAACCATAGCCATGTCCACCATGCACACAGATGTTTCAAAAACCTCTCTAAAGCAGGCAAGCCCagtcacatttaaaaaaataaatagcgATGATGATGACAAAATATAA